In a genomic window of Phragmites australis chromosome 14, lpPhrAust1.1, whole genome shotgun sequence:
- the LOC133890354 gene encoding protein FAR1-RELATED SEQUENCE 5-like has product MFVGSNHQLQNVIFGKALIHDESADSFGWLFTTFTNCMHGYQPHVLLTDEDPAMKLAVPEVFDKTQHRYCNFHVLRTSQNDLDTLYIAHKGLREKVEGLFNFPLSPTEFEQAWTETMQEYAITEHPAIKSLWEKRKMWIETYFKGLYCGRMTSTQRSESTNRVLKDEFVNKTTSLHMFTKKMLEAIQHVDHMEAWETHYS; this is encoded by the exons ATGTTTGTCGGATCAAACCATCAGCTGCAAAATGTTATCTTCGGGAAAGCGCTCATACATGATGAGTCAGCAGATTCTTTTGGTTGGCTCTTCACAACATTCACGAACTGCATGCATGGATATCAACCCCATGTGTTGCTGACAG ATGAGGATCCTGCAATGAAATTAGCAGTACCGGAGGTTTTCGACAAGACACAACATAGGTATTGCAATTTTCATGTGCTAAGGACTTCGCAAAATGACCTCGACACGCTATACATTGCGCACAAAGGTCTAAGAGAGAAGGTCGAAGGTCTATTCAACTTCCCGCTGTCGCCAACAGAATTTGAACAAGCATGGACAGAAACAATGCAGGAGTATGCCATAACTGAACACCCAGCAATCAAATCATTgtgggagaagaggaagatgtggATTGAAACATACTTCAAGGGCCTCTACTGCGGAAGAATGACGTCCACACAAAGAAGCGAAAGCACCAACAGAGTACTAAAGGATGAATTTGTGAACAAAACAACATCGTTGCACATGTTTACCAAGAAGATGCTTGAAGCCATTCAACATGTCGACCACATGGAAGCATGGGAGACCCACTACTCATAG